A part of Catenulispora sp. MAP5-51 genomic DNA contains:
- a CDS encoding HAD family hydrolase encodes MISTPLTVGFDLDMTLIDSRPGVHATMTELSRRTGVAIDADAVVSRLGPPLEEELAYWFPQERIAAVGDEYRALYPDFAIAPVPAMPGAAEAFAAIRERAGRVMVITAKYAPSAQLHLEHLGLVPDVLVGWHWGPKKGEALREHGASVYVGDHIGDILGARAGGAVAVSVATGPVSAADLAAAGADAVLADLRGFPAWLDGYLAA; translated from the coding sequence ATGATCAGCACCCCGTTGACCGTGGGCTTCGACCTTGACATGACCCTGATCGACTCGCGGCCGGGCGTGCACGCGACGATGACCGAGCTGTCCCGGCGCACCGGCGTGGCCATCGACGCCGACGCCGTGGTCTCCCGGCTCGGGCCGCCGCTGGAGGAGGAGCTGGCGTACTGGTTCCCGCAGGAGCGCATCGCCGCGGTCGGGGACGAGTACCGCGCGCTGTACCCGGACTTCGCGATCGCGCCGGTGCCGGCGATGCCCGGCGCCGCCGAGGCGTTCGCGGCGATCCGCGAGCGGGCGGGGCGGGTCATGGTGATCACCGCCAAGTACGCCCCGAGCGCGCAGCTGCACCTGGAGCACCTCGGACTGGTCCCGGACGTCCTCGTGGGCTGGCACTGGGGCCCGAAGAAGGGCGAGGCGCTGCGGGAGCACGGCGCGAGCGTCTACGTCGGCGACCACATCGGCGACATCCTGGGCGCGCGGGCCGGCGGCGCGGTGGCCGTCTCGGTCGCCACCGGGCCGGTCAGCGCGGCCGACCTGGCCGCCGCCGGAGCCGACGCCGTGCTGGCCGACCTGCGTGGTTTCCCCGCCTGGCTGGACGGGTATTTGGCCGCCTGA
- a CDS encoding cold-shock protein gives MPTGKIKWYDTEKGFGFITRDDGPDVFMHSSALPADAAELKSGQRVEFGVAAGKRGDTAIGVRLLETRPSVEAAVAARDRKPTEEMVVIVEDVMKLLDGMSETFRRGKYPDKATSRKLAGVLRAVADQLES, from the coding sequence GTGCCTACCGGCAAGATCAAGTGGTACGACACCGAAAAGGGTTTCGGCTTCATCACCCGCGACGACGGGCCCGACGTGTTCATGCACTCCTCGGCCCTGCCCGCGGACGCCGCCGAGCTCAAGAGCGGGCAGCGGGTCGAGTTCGGGGTGGCCGCCGGCAAGCGCGGCGACACCGCGATAGGCGTGCGGCTGCTGGAGACCCGGCCGAGCGTCGAGGCCGCGGTGGCGGCCCGCGACCGCAAGCCGACCGAGGAGATGGTCGTCATCGTCGAGGACGTGATGAAGCTGCTCGACGGCATGTCCGAGACCTTCCGCCGGGGCAAGTACCCGGACAAGGCCACCTCGCGCAAGCTCGCCGGGGTCCTGCGGGCGGTCGCCGACCAGCTGGAGAGCTGA
- a CDS encoding PLP-dependent aspartate aminotransferase family protein — protein MSADRNIARVTATAAVHAGRTVTNPTPPIDLSATYYLPGVDAGGESYEALVAGGPPTAEGGLVYQRMWNPTTAGFERALAELEGLPEAVSFASGMAAITACLLAATATAAAEGKRHIVALRPIYGGTDGLLTKGTLGTEVTWVDGPADIAPALAARPDTALVVVETPANPTARLVDLDAVAAACGDVPYLVDSTFATPVLQQPARHGATLVVHSATKYLGGHCDVLGGVVATTSEWAARLRDIRIQTGGLLHPLAGYLLHRGLQTLPLRVKRSSETAGALASWLAAHPAVERVHYPGLPGGDPDGLIGPDKQMLLPGAMMSFEMRGGYEAAATVAENVRLIMHAASLGGAESLITHPASLSHRNVVPDARPDAGLLRFSVGLEDAEDLIADLDAAFAKI, from the coding sequence ATGAGCGCTGATCGGAACATAGCCCGGGTAACCGCCACAGCCGCAGTCCACGCGGGGCGAACCGTCACGAACCCGACTCCGCCGATCGATCTGTCGGCGACCTACTACCTGCCCGGCGTCGATGCGGGCGGCGAGAGCTACGAGGCGCTCGTCGCCGGCGGCCCGCCCACCGCCGAGGGCGGCCTGGTCTACCAGCGGATGTGGAACCCCACGACCGCCGGTTTCGAGCGCGCGCTGGCCGAGCTGGAGGGCCTGCCCGAGGCGGTGTCCTTCGCCAGCGGCATGGCCGCGATCACCGCCTGCCTGCTGGCGGCGACGGCCACCGCGGCCGCCGAGGGCAAGCGGCACATCGTGGCGCTGCGGCCGATCTACGGCGGCACCGACGGCCTGCTGACCAAGGGGACGCTGGGCACCGAGGTCACCTGGGTGGACGGCCCGGCGGACATCGCCCCGGCGCTGGCCGCCCGGCCGGACACCGCGCTGGTGGTGGTCGAGACCCCGGCCAACCCGACCGCGCGGCTGGTCGACCTCGACGCGGTCGCCGCGGCCTGCGGGGACGTGCCGTACCTGGTGGACTCCACGTTCGCGACCCCGGTCCTGCAGCAGCCGGCCCGGCACGGCGCGACGCTGGTCGTGCACAGCGCCACGAAGTACCTCGGCGGGCACTGCGACGTCCTCGGCGGCGTGGTCGCGACCACCTCGGAGTGGGCAGCACGGCTGCGGGACATCCGGATCCAGACCGGCGGCCTGCTGCACCCGCTGGCCGGCTACCTGCTGCACCGGGGCCTGCAGACGCTGCCGCTGCGCGTGAAGCGCTCCTCGGAGACCGCCGGGGCGCTCGCCTCCTGGCTGGCCGCGCACCCGGCCGTGGAGCGCGTGCACTACCCCGGCCTGCCCGGCGGCGACCCGGACGGTCTGATCGGCCCGGACAAGCAGATGCTGCTGCCCGGCGCGATGATGTCGTTCGAGATGCGCGGCGGCTACGAGGCGGCGGCGACGGTCGCCGAGAACGTCCGGCTGATCATGCACGCGGCCTCGCTGGGCGGCGCCGAGTCGCTGATCACCCATCCCGCCTCGCTGAGCCACCGGAACGTCGTGCCCGACGCCCGGCCGGACGCCGGGCTGCTGCGGTTCTCGGTGGGCCTGGAGGACGCCGAGGACCTCATCGCGGACCTCGACGCGGCGTTCGCGAAGATCTAG
- a CDS encoding MarC family protein — protein MFDSKLFLEAYITLFVIMDPPGTLPIFLALTNGRSKAERTKAAWQAALVAFCVICVFALFGQQILDYLGVTLPALQASGGLLLLLIALELLTGRSEEPSHSNEAVNVALVPLGTPLLAGPGAIVAVMVFAKRTGHHWAGIDAVALAIVAIHITLWLTMRFSVQVIRVIKDSGVTLVTRIAGLLLSAIAVQMVADAVRAFIKAG, from the coding sequence GTGTTCGACAGCAAGCTCTTCCTCGAGGCGTACATCACCCTGTTCGTCATCATGGACCCGCCGGGGACCCTGCCGATCTTCCTGGCGCTGACCAACGGCCGCAGCAAGGCCGAGCGCACGAAGGCGGCGTGGCAGGCGGCGCTGGTGGCGTTCTGCGTCATCTGCGTGTTCGCGTTGTTCGGCCAGCAGATCCTGGACTACCTCGGCGTGACGCTGCCCGCGCTTCAGGCCTCCGGCGGGCTGCTGCTCCTGCTGATCGCGCTGGAACTGCTGACCGGCCGCAGCGAGGAGCCCTCGCACTCCAACGAGGCGGTGAACGTCGCCCTGGTCCCGCTGGGCACGCCGCTGCTGGCCGGGCCCGGCGCGATCGTCGCGGTGATGGTGTTCGCCAAACGCACCGGGCACCACTGGGCCGGCATCGACGCGGTGGCCCTGGCGATCGTGGCGATCCACATCACGCTGTGGCTCACCATGCGCTTCTCGGTCCAGGTGATCCGGGTCATCAAGGACTCCGGCGTGACCCTGGTGACGCGCATCGCCGGTCTGCTGCTGTCCGCGATCGCGGTGCAGATGGTGGCCGACGCGGTGCGGGCGTTCATCAAGGCCGGATGA
- a CDS encoding DHA2 family efflux MFS transporter permease subunit, with the protein MNAQPSGDRLPREYLKIGIALVLGAAMAMLDATVVAVATRTLAERFGSQLSAVTWVSTAYLLTMSVVVPLAGWSMERFGGRRVWLLGVTAFLAGSVLCGAAWSIPSLIAFRVLQALGGGLIQPVGQALLGRNVGPRHMARVMAVMSIPLALLPVLGPAAGGLLLAEWGWRWIFFINVPIGLLAIVLVRLWVPASVPAARSAAAARFDVRGFALISPGLAALVYGCSAAGDHGGFSSPAAWGPVLGGLALVTAFVVYSLRTRIRPLVDLRLFGDKAFAVAMLNAALMGATLFGAMFMLPLYFQQAHGFSPLRAGLVLAPQGLGTAVSTFAAGRLTNRTGPRVLVMTGTAVATAATVPFALVGAHTSAAALALPLLLRGLGLGLVMAPLIAAGYSTLRRESIPQATTTFNILNRVGGSIGTAVLAVILVRGLAGGAQTPARVASAYGATFWWALGCTAVTLVTAAFLPGAKGMRAALAAAAEPAKPAVLVEAAEPVRA; encoded by the coding sequence ATGAACGCTCAGCCGTCCGGCGACCGGCTGCCCCGCGAGTACCTGAAGATCGGCATCGCCCTGGTCCTGGGCGCCGCCATGGCGATGCTCGACGCGACCGTGGTCGCGGTCGCGACCCGCACCCTGGCGGAGCGGTTCGGCTCGCAGCTGTCCGCCGTGACCTGGGTGTCCACGGCCTACCTGCTCACCATGTCGGTGGTGGTGCCGCTGGCCGGCTGGAGCATGGAGCGCTTCGGCGGGCGCCGGGTGTGGCTGCTCGGGGTGACCGCCTTCCTGGCCGGCTCGGTGCTGTGCGGCGCGGCGTGGTCGATCCCGAGCCTGATCGCCTTCCGGGTGCTGCAGGCGCTCGGCGGCGGCCTGATCCAGCCGGTCGGGCAGGCACTGCTGGGACGCAACGTCGGACCGCGGCACATGGCCCGGGTGATGGCCGTGATGTCGATTCCCCTGGCGCTGCTCCCGGTGCTGGGCCCGGCGGCCGGCGGGCTGCTGCTGGCCGAGTGGGGCTGGCGCTGGATCTTCTTCATCAACGTGCCGATCGGCCTGCTCGCGATCGTGCTGGTGCGGCTCTGGGTCCCGGCCTCGGTCCCGGCGGCCCGATCGGCTGCCGCCGCGCGGTTCGACGTGCGCGGCTTCGCCCTGATCTCCCCGGGACTGGCGGCGCTGGTCTACGGCTGCTCGGCGGCCGGCGACCACGGCGGCTTCTCCTCGCCGGCCGCGTGGGGCCCGGTGCTCGGCGGACTGGCGCTGGTGACGGCGTTCGTGGTCTACAGCCTGCGCACCCGGATCCGGCCGCTGGTCGACCTGCGCCTGTTCGGCGACAAGGCGTTCGCGGTCGCGATGCTCAACGCGGCCCTGATGGGCGCGACGCTGTTCGGCGCGATGTTCATGCTGCCGCTGTACTTCCAGCAGGCACACGGTTTCTCACCGCTGCGGGCCGGACTGGTGCTGGCGCCGCAGGGACTCGGGACGGCCGTCTCGACCTTCGCCGCCGGCCGGCTGACCAACCGCACCGGACCGCGCGTGCTGGTGATGACCGGCACCGCCGTGGCGACGGCGGCGACCGTGCCCTTCGCCCTGGTCGGCGCGCACACCTCGGCGGCCGCGCTGGCCCTGCCGCTGCTGCTGCGCGGACTGGGACTCGGCCTGGTGATGGCGCCGCTGATCGCCGCCGGCTACAGCACACTGCGGCGCGAGTCGATCCCGCAGGCCACGACCACCTTCAACATCCTGAACCGGGTCGGCGGCTCGATCGGGACCGCGGTGCTGGCCGTGATCCTGGTGCGGGGTCTGGCCGGCGGGGCGCAGACACCGGCGCGCGTCGCGTCCGCTTACGGCGCCACGTTCTGGTGGGCGCTGGGGTGCACCGCGGTGACGCTGGTGACGGCGGCCTTCCTGCCCGGCGCGAAGGGGATGCGGGCGGCGCTGGCGGCGGCTGCGGAGCCCGCCAAGCCTGCCGTTCTTGTGGAGGCCGCCGAACCCGTCAGGGCCTAA
- a CDS encoding TetR/AcrR family transcriptional regulator has product MTATADEPQGNPRKRRAILDAAGTVFLREGFTRASIDAIAAEAKVSKQTVYNHFGDKERLFMAMTDDVQDRTVANVMALMDRDFPDASQLAGPEDLRAALLQLTGAWVRVVYTGPLVGLRKLVDAESEHHPDLQERWFTNGPGRTMPRLNKLLSALARAGLLEVPAEVLAVPDLLAHQLTSPAGSDVRRIPHGADSEADFEAEFERRIAQGVDFFLRAYAPR; this is encoded by the coding sequence ATGACCGCGACCGCCGACGAGCCCCAGGGCAACCCGAGGAAGCGCCGAGCGATCCTGGACGCCGCCGGCACGGTGTTCCTGCGCGAGGGCTTCACCCGCGCGAGCATCGACGCGATCGCGGCCGAGGCGAAGGTCTCGAAGCAGACCGTCTACAACCACTTCGGGGACAAAGAGCGCCTGTTCATGGCGATGACCGACGACGTGCAGGACCGCACCGTCGCGAACGTCATGGCGCTGATGGACCGCGACTTCCCCGACGCCTCACAGCTCGCCGGCCCCGAGGACCTGCGCGCCGCCCTGCTCCAGCTGACCGGGGCGTGGGTCCGCGTCGTCTACACCGGACCGCTGGTGGGCCTGCGCAAGCTGGTCGACGCCGAATCCGAGCACCACCCCGACCTGCAGGAGCGCTGGTTCACCAACGGCCCCGGACGCACCATGCCGCGCCTGAACAAGCTGCTGTCCGCCCTGGCCCGGGCCGGGCTGCTCGAGGTGCCCGCCGAAGTGCTGGCCGTCCCGGACCTGCTGGCGCACCAGCTGACCTCGCCGGCCGGATCGGATGTGCGCCGGATCCCGCACGGGGCCGATTCCGAGGCGGATTTCGAGGCCGAGTTCGAGCGGCGGATCGCCCAGGGCGTGGACTTCTTCCTACGGGCCTACGCGCCGCGCTGA
- a CDS encoding MarR family winged helix-turn-helix transcriptional regulator, which yields MTVFARRARAFAGRLHPELTLVSYTLLAHLEDSGGCLAKDLAVRYGLDKSTVSRQVQALERLGFLERRPAPEDHRAQMLHLTPAGAGILAQVTESRYAAVAERLAGWDDEEIGRFAELLIRYNAPPETSGDDAITRGYSDTDITETVH from the coding sequence ATGACGGTGTTCGCGCGGCGCGCGCGGGCCTTCGCCGGGCGGCTGCACCCGGAGCTGACGCTGGTGTCGTACACGCTGCTGGCGCACCTGGAGGACTCCGGCGGCTGTCTGGCCAAGGACCTGGCGGTGCGCTACGGCCTGGACAAGTCGACGGTCAGCCGCCAGGTGCAGGCGCTGGAGCGCCTCGGCTTCCTGGAGCGCCGGCCCGCGCCGGAGGACCACCGCGCGCAGATGCTGCACCTGACGCCGGCCGGCGCCGGGATCCTGGCGCAGGTGACCGAGAGCCGGTACGCCGCCGTGGCCGAACGGCTGGCGGGCTGGGACGACGAGGAGATCGGCCGGTTCGCCGAGCTTTTGATCCGCTACAACGCGCCTCCGGAGACGTCCGGTGACGATGCGATCACCCGGGGGTATTCCGACACTGACATCACCGAAACAGTGCACTGA
- a CDS encoding beta-N-acetylhexosaminidase, which yields MDAPEISIIPKPLQIQAGSGRLMFDASTVVNIADGHAELGAEGYHLTIDDDGITFVAGTDAGLFYAEQTLRQLLPPEALRNDASRKSLPLPYVTVTDVPRFRWRGAMLDVARHFLPKRDVLRFLDLMALHKLNVLHFHLTEDQGWRIEIKQYPKLTEVGGWRRETVGDGRPHGGFYTQDDIREIVAYATERHITIVPEIDIPGHSTAAIAAYPELGNQDVPSAQEPREVWTKFGIATSVLNVEDATVEFYKTVMDEVCELFPGEFVCLGGDECPKDEWKASARAQARKAELGLATEEDLQAWFMHQLSEHVAAKGRKLLGWDEILEGELFPGTVVSSWRGTEGAVEAARRGHDTLTSPYNWVYFDYRQSDAEGEPGAPWAAPTSLERAYSFEPVPEDMPEELAGHVIGSEATLWSEYIPDARVHDYQAWPRLAAFSETVWSAAGRDFAEFLPRLEKHLERLDALGVEYRPLDGPHPWQKQPAPRWREAPDTE from the coding sequence ATGGACGCGCCCGAGATCTCCATCATCCCGAAGCCCCTGCAGATTCAGGCCGGCTCCGGCCGGCTCATGTTCGATGCCTCGACCGTCGTGAACATCGCCGACGGCCACGCCGAACTCGGCGCGGAGGGCTACCACCTCACCATCGACGACGACGGCATCACGTTCGTCGCGGGCACCGACGCCGGCCTGTTCTACGCCGAGCAGACCCTGCGGCAGCTGCTGCCGCCCGAGGCGCTGCGCAACGACGCCAGCCGGAAGTCGCTGCCGCTCCCCTACGTCACCGTCACCGACGTCCCGCGCTTCCGCTGGCGCGGCGCGATGCTGGACGTGGCCCGCCACTTCCTGCCCAAGCGCGACGTCCTGCGCTTCCTGGACCTGATGGCGCTGCACAAGTTGAACGTCCTGCACTTCCACCTCACCGAGGACCAGGGCTGGCGCATCGAGATCAAGCAGTACCCCAAGCTCACCGAGGTCGGCGGCTGGCGCCGGGAGACCGTGGGCGACGGCCGGCCGCACGGCGGCTTCTACACCCAGGACGACATCCGCGAGATCGTCGCCTACGCCACCGAGCGGCACATCACGATCGTCCCGGAGATCGACATCCCCGGGCACTCCACGGCCGCCATCGCCGCCTATCCCGAGCTCGGCAACCAGGACGTGCCCAGCGCGCAGGAGCCGCGCGAGGTGTGGACGAAGTTCGGGATCGCCACCTCGGTGCTGAACGTCGAGGACGCGACCGTCGAGTTCTACAAGACCGTCATGGACGAGGTCTGCGAGCTGTTCCCGGGCGAGTTCGTCTGCCTCGGCGGCGACGAGTGCCCGAAGGACGAGTGGAAGGCCAGCGCACGGGCCCAGGCCCGCAAGGCCGAACTGGGCCTGGCCACCGAGGAGGACCTGCAGGCCTGGTTCATGCACCAGCTCAGCGAGCACGTCGCGGCCAAGGGCCGCAAGCTGCTGGGCTGGGACGAGATCCTGGAGGGCGAGCTGTTCCCGGGCACCGTGGTGTCCTCCTGGCGCGGCACCGAGGGCGCGGTCGAGGCGGCGCGGCGCGGCCACGACACCCTGACCAGCCCCTACAACTGGGTCTACTTCGACTACCGGCAGTCCGACGCCGAGGGCGAGCCGGGCGCCCCGTGGGCCGCCCCGACGTCGCTGGAGCGCGCCTACTCCTTCGAGCCCGTCCCCGAAGACATGCCCGAGGAACTCGCCGGACACGTCATCGGCTCCGAGGCCACGCTCTGGAGCGAGTACATCCCCGACGCCCGCGTCCACGACTACCAGGCCTGGCCGCGCCTGGCGGCGTTCAGCGAGACGGTCTGGTCGGCCGCCGGCCGCGACTTCGCGGAGTTCCTGCCCCGCCTGGAGAAGCACCTGGAGCGCCTGGACGCGCTCGGAGTGGAGTACCGGCCGCTGGACGGCCCGCACCCGTGGCAGAAGCAGCCGGCGCCGCGGTGGCGGGAGGCCCCGGACACGGAGTAG
- a CDS encoding DNA repair helicase XPB, which yields MTCLIVQSDKTLLLEIDHPQAEECRRDIAPFAELERSPEHIHTYRVTPLALWNARAAGHDAEQVIDALLRHSRYPVPHSLLVDIADTMDRYGRLRLLQHPTHGLVLETTDVPVLEEVVRHKKVQPLIGARVDEHTIKVHPSERGTLKQVLLKVGWPAEDLAGYVDGEQHDIALREDGWNLRPYQKEAADGFRHGGSGVIVLPCGAGKTIVGAAAMAGVGATTLILVTNTVSVHQWRKELLKRTTLTEDEIGEYSGARKEIRPVTIATYQVLTRKTKGVYANLELFDARDWGLIVYDEVHLLPAPVFRFTADIQSRRRLGLTATLVREDGLEGEVFSLIGPKRFDAPWKDIEAQGYIAPADCVEVRVTLTDHERLRYASSEPEEKYRLASTTATKSKLVESLVKKHAGEPTLVIGQYLEQLDDLGARLNAPVLKGSTPVKERERLYEGFRTGEIPTLVVSKVANFSVDLPEASVAIQVSGTFGSRQEEAQRLGRVLRPKADGRGARFYAVVSRDTVDQEYAAHRQRFLAEQGYAYRIADADDVFAGKEI from the coding sequence GTGACCTGCCTGATCGTCCAGTCCGACAAGACCCTCCTGCTCGAGATCGACCACCCGCAGGCCGAGGAGTGCCGGCGGGACATCGCTCCGTTCGCCGAGCTGGAGCGGTCCCCGGAGCACATTCACACCTACCGCGTCACCCCGCTGGCCTTGTGGAACGCGCGCGCCGCCGGCCATGACGCCGAGCAGGTCATCGACGCTTTGCTGCGCCACAGCCGCTATCCGGTGCCGCACTCGCTGCTGGTCGACATCGCCGACACCATGGACCGCTATGGTCGGCTGCGGCTGCTCCAGCATCCGACCCACGGCCTGGTCCTGGAGACCACCGACGTGCCGGTGCTGGAGGAGGTGGTCCGCCACAAGAAGGTGCAGCCGCTGATCGGCGCCCGCGTCGACGAGCACACCATCAAGGTGCACCCCTCCGAGCGCGGAACCCTCAAGCAGGTGCTGCTGAAGGTCGGCTGGCCCGCCGAGGACCTGGCCGGCTACGTGGACGGCGAGCAGCACGACATCGCCCTGCGCGAGGACGGCTGGAACCTGCGCCCGTACCAGAAGGAGGCCGCCGACGGCTTCCGCCACGGCGGCTCCGGGGTGATCGTCCTGCCCTGCGGCGCGGGCAAGACCATCGTCGGCGCGGCGGCCATGGCCGGCGTCGGGGCGACGACCCTGATCCTGGTCACCAACACGGTCAGCGTGCACCAGTGGCGCAAGGAACTCCTCAAGCGCACCACCCTCACCGAGGACGAGATCGGCGAGTATTCGGGCGCCCGCAAGGAGATCCGCCCGGTCACCATCGCCACCTACCAGGTCCTCACCCGCAAGACCAAGGGCGTCTACGCCAACCTGGAACTGTTCGACGCCCGCGACTGGGGCCTGATCGTCTACGACGAGGTCCACCTGCTGCCGGCCCCGGTCTTCCGCTTCACCGCCGACATCCAGTCCCGCCGCCGCCTCGGCCTGACCGCGACCCTGGTCCGCGAGGACGGCCTGGAGGGCGAGGTCTTCTCCCTGATCGGCCCCAAGCGCTTCGACGCTCCCTGGAAGGACATCGAGGCCCAGGGCTACATCGCGCCGGCGGACTGCGTGGAGGTGCGCGTCACCCTCACCGACCACGAGCGCCTGCGCTACGCCAGCTCCGAACCGGAGGAGAAGTACCGCCTGGCCTCGACCACGGCGACCAAGTCGAAGCTCGTCGAGTCCCTGGTGAAGAAGCACGCCGGCGAGCCGACCCTGGTCATCGGCCAGTACCTGGAGCAGCTGGACGACCTCGGCGCGCGCCTGAACGCCCCGGTCCTGAAGGGCAGCACGCCGGTGAAGGAGCGCGAGCGCCTGTACGAGGGCTTCCGCACCGGCGAGATCCCCACCCTGGTGGTCTCGAAGGTCGCGAACTTCTCCGTAGACCTGCCCGAGGCCAGCGTCGCGATCCAGGTGTCCGGCACGTTCGGCTCGCGCCAGGAGGAGGCCCAGCGCCTGGGCCGCGTCCTGCGCCCCAAGGCCGACGGCCGAGGCGCCCGCTTCTACGCCGTGGTCTCCCGCGACACCGTGGACCAGGAGTACGCGGCGCACCGCCAGCGGTTCCTGGCCGAACAGGGCTACGCGTACCGGATCGCCGACGCGGACGACGTGTTCGCCGGCAAGGAGATCTAG
- a CDS encoding AAA family ATPase, whose translation MPETSDAADPVVVAEQSHLEESRSALKAMRDEALTLRAEGGNAVSTENLLAALRSRAKALMDDPNVPLFFGRLDYGDAPEAGEFHSEHYYIGRRHVHDATGEPMVIDWRAPVSTAFYRATPKVPMGLDRRRRFGFGHGVITGYEDEPLSDAEKDAQTDAQTDSGTGAAAAVAPAGQPGASRILTDEIERPRSGPMRDIVSTIQPEQDEIVRADVNVSVCVQGAPGTGKTAVGLHRVAFLLYAHRDRLRRGGSLVVGPNKEFLKYIEQVLPALGEIEVGQTTVDDLVARVKITAADPPESGVVKGDARMAEVLHNAIWSRLRTAREALPDGIMIVRGSRRWRVPASEIDELIEGTKERDVRYGAGRAMLAPRIAHAVLYRMEVAGEATDDRTQNAVARTSEVRKAVDLLWPAIDPLKVVFELYADPEALAGAAEGILTPEEQAAILWTATRPKVPRTPGTAKWSSADAVLVDEAHDQLDRLPSLAHVVLDEAQDLSAMQYRAVGRRCSTGSVTVLGDIAQGTTPWATPSWAETLKHLGKPEAVIEELTLGFRVPRQIIDFAAKLLPDAAPGLLPPTSVRQQGGSLEIDAVAGDADLVDTMVTAAQLALAVQEGSVGLITADARAAEVAAALDAAGVEHSVLGSEPAAPAIEGATETEAELVESLLAETAGPRLVVVPATLAKGLEYDQVLVLEPAEIVAAEPRGLRRLYVVLTRAVSRLHVVHHAPLPAQLTAR comes from the coding sequence ATGCCCGAAACCAGTGACGCCGCCGATCCAGTCGTGGTCGCCGAGCAGTCCCACCTCGAGGAGTCCCGCTCGGCGCTCAAGGCGATGCGCGACGAGGCGCTGACCCTGCGGGCCGAGGGCGGCAACGCCGTCTCGACCGAGAACCTCCTGGCCGCCCTGCGCTCCCGGGCCAAGGCGCTGATGGACGATCCGAACGTCCCGCTGTTCTTCGGCCGCCTCGACTACGGCGACGCCCCCGAGGCCGGCGAGTTCCACTCCGAGCACTACTACATCGGCCGCCGCCACGTGCACGACGCGACCGGCGAGCCCATGGTCATCGACTGGCGCGCCCCGGTCTCCACGGCCTTCTACCGGGCCACGCCGAAGGTGCCGATGGGGCTGGACCGCCGCCGCCGCTTCGGTTTCGGCCATGGGGTCATCACAGGGTACGAAGACGAGCCCCTGTCCGATGCGGAGAAAGATGCACAGACGGATGCACAGACGGATTCCGGTACCGGTGCGGCTGCCGCCGTCGCGCCGGCCGGACAGCCCGGTGCGAGCCGCATCCTGACCGACGAGATCGAGCGCCCGCGCTCGGGGCCGATGCGCGACATCGTGTCGACGATCCAGCCCGAGCAGGACGAGATCGTCCGGGCCGACGTGAACGTCAGCGTCTGCGTCCAGGGAGCCCCCGGCACCGGGAAGACCGCGGTCGGCCTGCACCGCGTCGCGTTCCTGCTCTACGCGCACCGCGACCGGCTCCGGCGCGGCGGTTCCCTGGTCGTGGGGCCGAACAAGGAGTTCCTGAAGTACATCGAGCAGGTGCTGCCGGCCCTGGGCGAGATCGAGGTCGGCCAGACCACGGTCGACGACCTGGTGGCGCGGGTGAAGATCACCGCGGCGGACCCGCCGGAATCGGGCGTGGTCAAGGGCGACGCGCGCATGGCCGAGGTCCTGCACAACGCCATCTGGTCCCGGCTGCGGACGGCGCGGGAGGCGCTGCCCGACGGGATCATGATCGTGCGCGGCTCGCGGCGCTGGCGCGTTCCGGCGTCCGAGATCGACGAGCTGATCGAGGGCACCAAGGAGCGCGACGTCCGCTACGGCGCGGGGCGTGCGATGCTCGCGCCGCGCATCGCACACGCGGTTCTGTACCGCATGGAGGTCGCCGGGGAGGCCACGGACGACCGGACGCAGAACGCTGTCGCGCGGACGAGCGAGGTCCGCAAGGCCGTGGATCTGCTCTGGCCGGCGATCGACCCGCTGAAGGTGGTCTTCGAGCTGTACGCCGACCCGGAGGCGCTCGCCGGTGCCGCCGAGGGCATTCTGACGCCGGAGGAACAGGCCGCGATCCTGTGGACCGCGACGCGTCCGAAGGTGCCGCGCACTCCGGGGACGGCCAAGTGGTCCAGCGCCGACGCGGTGCTCGTCGACGAGGCGCACGACCAGCTCGACCGGCTGCCCTCGCTGGCGCACGTGGTCCTCGACGAAGCGCAGGACCTGTCGGCGATGCAGTACCGCGCGGTCGGACGGCGGTGCTCGACCGGCAGCGTCACGGTCCTCGGCGACATCGCGCAGGGCACCACGCCCTGGGCCACGCCGTCCTGGGCGGAGACGCTGAAGCACCTCGGCAAACCCGAAGCGGTGATCGAGGAGCTGACGCTCGGCTTCCGCGTCCCGCGGCAGATCATCGACTTCGCGGCGAAGCTCCTGCCCGACGCGGCACCGGGACTGCTGCCGCCGACCTCGGTCCGGCAGCAGGGCGGTTCGTTGGAGATCGACGCGGTCGCCGGTGATGCAGACCTCGTCGACACCATGGTCACCGCCGCGCAGCTGGCTTTGGCGGTTCAGGAGGGCTCGGTCGGCCTGATCACCGCCGACGCCCGGGCCGCCGAGGTCGCGGCGGCCCTGGACGCCGCCGGGGTGGAGCACTCCGTGCTCGGATCGGAGCCCGCGGCCCCGGCGATCGAGGGCGCCACCGAGACCGAGGCGGAGCTGGTCGAGTCGCTGCTGGCCGAGACGGCCGGCCCGCGCTTGGTCGTGGTGCCCGCGACGCTGGCCAAGGGCCTGGAGTACGACCAGGTGCTGGTGTTGGAGCCGGCGGAGATCGTGGCCGCGGAGCCGCGGGGGCTGCGGCGGCTGTATGTGGTGCTGACCCGTGCGGTGTCGCGGTTGCACGTGGTGCACCACGCGCCGCTGCCCGCGCAGCTGACGGCGCGGTGA